A portion of the Cryptomeria japonica chromosome 5, Sugi_1.0, whole genome shotgun sequence genome contains these proteins:
- the LOC131034550 gene encoding uncharacterized protein LOC131034550 isoform X2 — protein sequence MQWWKIGRARYKPIKEFVTRNRNFSGGTKNEAATSTVVVHKTPAILAQPPPNPPSKAMLYFSAGLLSTAAVGGAFVLTDEEAEAKVRTKMEEGFHRLEEAKEKVSERAASLYRRCVETGVAAAVLLKSLRSMLSSANEEAKLGLKMRVAALLADLAGANESRRRAIVAAGGGAVVDWLFDTLSSPSTPPLTQAEAARALSFLISDSVTCEAVLARPLAISHLFRFIYSIHPHSAKNPKRTNLLHVNGEVLQGKSMLVAAIMDIVTTSCDNPSKKVFRPRLPECADLRDIAAALQVIEEGGLELDEPHDGDDDDNDDRKGMRGIGIKVLGGTAVIGLLRFHDFSRLEFPFLRHWNNYILPHSYFTHCSFSSNHLSDHDIIKNLSAKGGSSYVSIPSGSTNTVASNEKFDYPGLWDDLQSRHVAVPLAAWALASWASVSGSNRSKIAELDRDGHAVMTSLAAPERTVKWHGALIARLLMEDKSVPVVDFGAEWSSSLLAMAVQACKAQDIPLVRVALSSFFVTIERSTNAQKVVMDKGLKLIREISKQTQTDQEIQEVLAKAIELLWTTGSPLSLEESKQWSGILLRWVSGRHSVEGTRSSAATVLTQILEEHGPNAIIISQAWLTLLLSELIGLCKITPAKRTTTSSNSTEVKASSNVQSQIIQSAVQSATQLVGIIAYTAEKNGVASPDSTESQPTDDLLMLTTFSEYITPKKKDRPINIDAADSALATLKGIKALTELCSENHTYQKRIIESGGLCLLRRFMLSDDYEQLAATEVYDASRLLEGQDQVSTPVDKSAISKENNSSTVRVPPTAHIRKHAARLLTILSLQSEASKLIAKDEAWCKWLEDCANGKISGCNDPKIRSYARSTLLNISNTNYNGNNHAFDSGKAENMVFQRNMCPRYEDMIFLINPEASYHKCQAFQAQNMPQNSAVNVTNTDYSANNVDQGIGGFEEDSKPGVHSKIPQDTFQEMQEEADPLLDVVFVHGLRGGPFNTWRLSDNKASTTSKSGLVEKIDEDSGREGTCWPREWLAADLPRTRLLTVKYKTNLSQWSGATLPLEEVSLMLLKKLVAAGIGERPVVFVTHRLS from the exons ATGCAGTGGTGGAAGATCGGAAGAGCGCGCTATAAGCCAATTAAAGAATTCGTCACCAGAAATCGAAATTTTTCAGGGGGAACCAAAAATGAAGCGGCGACCAGCACTGTGGTCGTTCACAAAACTCCTGCCATTTTGGCGCAACCGCCTCCAAATCCGCCAAGCAAGGCAATGCTTTATTTCTCCGCCGGGCTGCTCTCCACGGCAGCCGTGGGAGGAGCATTTGTATTGACGGACGAGGAGGCGGAGGCGAAGGTGAGGACGAAAATGGAGGAAGGTTTTCACAGGCTGGAGGAAGCGAAGGAGAAGGTTTCGGAGAGAGCAGCGTCTTTGTATAGGCGGTGCGTGGAGACGGGAGTGGCGGCGGCGGTGCTGCTGAAGTCGCTGCGGTCGATGCTGTCGTCAGCTAACGAGGAGGCCAAGTTAGGGCTGAAGATGAGAGTGGCGGCGCTGCTGGCGGACCTGGCGGGGGCAAATGAGAGTAGGAGGAGGGCAATTGTGGCTGCTGGTGGAGGGGCGGTGGTCGATTGGTTGTTTGATACGCTTTCTTCTCCTTCCACGCCACCGCTCACGCAAGCTGAGGCGGCCAGGGCGCTTTCCTTTTTGATTTCGGATTCCGTTACATGCGAAGCGGTTCTTGCCAGACCGCTTGCCATTTCTCATCTTTTTCGCTTTATCTACTCCATACATCCTCACTCTGCCAAAAAT CCAAAAAGGACAAATCTCTTACATGTCAATGGGGAAGTTTTACAAGGCAAAAGCATGCTTGTTGCTGCCATCATGGATATTGTTACAACCAGCTGTGATAATCCCAGCAAGAAAGTATTCAGGCCCAGGCTTCCTGAATGTGCAGACTTGAGAGACATTGCTGCAGCTCTTCAGGTCATTGAGGAGGGTGGACTAGAGTTAGATGAGCcacatgatggtgatgatgatgataatgatgacagGAAGGGGATGCGGGGTATTGGTATTAAGGTTCTTGGGGGCACAGCTGTCATTGGGTTATTGAGATTCCATGATTTCTCTAGGCTAGAGTTTCCATTTTTAAGGCATTGGAATAACTATATATTACCTCATTCATATTTCACTCATTGTTCTTTCTCTAGTAACCACCTGTCAGACCATGACATTATTAAAAATTTATCTGCAAAAGGTGGCAGTTCCTATGTTTCAATTCCATCAGGCTCTACCAACACTGTTGCCTCAAATGAAAAGTTTGATTATCCTGGTCTTTGGGATGATTTGCAAAGTAGGCATGTTGCAGTGCCATTGGCTGCATGGGCACTTGCTAGTTGGGCCTCGGTATCTGGTTCTAATCGATCTAAGATTGCAGAGCTAGACAGAGATGGTCATGCTGTTATGACTTCATTAGCAGCACCTGAGCGAACTGTGAAGTGGCATGGAGCATTGATTGCACGACTACTTATGGAGGATAAAAGTGTGCCTGTAGTTGACTTTGGAGCTGAATGGAGTTCATCTCTTCTTGCTATGGCTGTTCAAGCTTGTAAAGCTCAAGATATCCCTCTTGTACGTGTGGCACTTTCTTCATTTTTCGTGACTATAGAAAGAAGCACTAATGCACAAAAGGTAGTAATGGACAAAGGCCTTAAGTTGATCAGGGAAATCTCCAAACAGACACAGACAGATCAGGAGATTCAAGAAGTTCTAGCAAAAGCAATAGAATTGCTATGGACCACAGGATCCCCTCTTTCTCTTGAAGAAAGCAAACAATGGTCTGGAATTCTCTTACGTTGGGTTTCTGGAAGACACTCTGTTGAAGGCACAAGGTCCTCAGCTGCAACTGTTCTTACACAAATTCTTGAAGAGCATGGGCCGAATGCCATTATCATTTCTCAAGCATGGCTGACTTTATTACTATCTGAACTCATTGGTCTTTGCAAAATCACACCTGCAAAGAGGACTACTACTTCATCAAATTCTACAGAAGTCAAGGCAAGTAGCAATGTGCAG AGTCAGATTATTCAATCAGCTGTACAATCTGCTACACAGTTAGTAGGCATAATTGCATACACAGCTGAGAAAAATGGGGTTGCAAGTCCCGACAGTACTGAAAGCCAACCCACAGATGACCTACTCATGTTAACTACATTTTCTGAATATATCACCCCCAAAAAGAAGGATAGGCCGATTAATATTGATGCAGCTGATTCTGCATTAGCAACCCTCAAAGGCATCAAGGCATTGACAGAATTATGTTCAGAGAACCACACTTACCAGAAAAGAATAATTGAATCTGGTGGACTTTGTTTACTGCGACGTTTTATGCTCAGTGATGATTATGAGCAACTAGCTGCAACTGAAGTATATGATGCATCTAGGTTGCTTGAGGGACAAGATCAAGTTTCCACTCCTGTAGATAAAAGTGctatttcaaaagaaaacaactcATCTACTGTGAGAGTGCCACCTACTGCACACATTAGAAAGCATGCTGCTAGGCTCCTAACCATTCTTTCACTTCAATCTGAAGCTTCAAAATTAATTGCAAAAGATGAAGCTTGGTGCAAATGGCTTGAAGACTGTGCAAATGGGAAAATCTCTGGGTGTAATGATCCAAAAATTCGCAGTTATGCTCGATCAACTCTATTAAATATATCAAATACAAATTACAATGGGAATAACCATGCCTTTGACAGTGGGAAGGCAGAAAACATGGTTTTTCAGAGAAACATGTGCCCTCGGTATGAGGATATGATTTTTCTTATAAATCCTGAGGCATCTTACCATAAATGTCAAGCATTTCAGGCCCAAAACATGCCTCAAAATAGTGCAGTAAATGTGACTAACACGGATTATTCAGCAAACAATGTTGATCAGGGAATTGGTGGATTTGAGGAAGATTCAAAACCTGGCGTTCATTCCAAAATTCCTCAGGATACATTTCAAGAGATGCAAGAAGAAGCAGATCCTCTTCTTGATGTTGTTTTTGTGCATGGATTACGTGGAGGGCCTTTCAATACATGGCGTCTGTCAGACAATAAAGCTTCTACTACAAGTAAATCTGGCCTTGTTGAGAAGATAGATGAGGATTCTGGAAGAGAAGGAACTTGTTGGCCTAGGGAATGGCTTGCAGCTGATCTTCCTCGAACTCGCTTGCTTACTGTCAAATACAAG ACAAATCTATCTCAGTGGTCGGGAGCTACGTTACCGCTTGAG GAAGTGAGCCTAATGTTGCTGAAGAAATTGGTTGCAGCTGGTATTGGAGAACGGCCTGTCGTATTTGTCACTCACAGGTTGTCTTAA